A single region of the Streptococcus macedonicus ACA-DC 198 genome encodes:
- the mutL gene encoding DNA mismatch repair protein MutL → MSKIIELPEVLANQIAAGEVIERPASVVKELVENSIDAGSSQITIEIEEAGLKKIQVTDNGEGITQDDVALSLHRHATSKIKNQADLFRIRTLGFRGEAIPSIASISHFTVKTATADENYGTLLVAKGGEIEKQEPISTPVGTKIMVENLFYNTPARLKYMKSLQSELAHIVDVVNRLSLAHPEVAFSLINDGRQMTTTSGTGDLRQAIAGIYGLNTAKKMIEISNADLDFEVSGYIGLPELTRANRNYITILINGRYIKNFLLNRAILDGYGSKLMVGRFPIAVIDIQIDPYLADVNVHPTKQEVRISKEKELMSLISSAIAESLREQDLIPDALENLAKSSTRGLPKPEQTSLPLKQTDLYYDKERRDFFVKSDTVEEQPVQLFNEVDNSVKEVDKQQTSVKYAQRSEVDSQDDEHDNLDFKNKTKINNMIESLDNEESSTFPELDYFGQMHGTYLFAQGNGGLYIIDQHAAQERVKYEYYREKIGDVDSSLQQLLMPYLFEFSGADFIKLQEKMELLNQVDIYLEPYGNNTFILREHPIWMKEEEIETAVYEMCDMLLLTNEVSVKKYRAELAIMMSCKRSIKANHILDDYSARHLLVQLSQCKNPYNCPHGRPVLVNFTKADMEKMFRRIQENHTSLRELGKY, encoded by the coding sequence ATGAGTAAAATTATTGAGTTGCCAGAGGTTTTGGCTAACCAAATTGCGGCGGGTGAAGTTATTGAACGACCAGCTAGCGTTGTCAAAGAATTGGTGGAAAATTCGATCGATGCAGGGAGCAGCCAAATCACCATTGAAATTGAAGAAGCTGGTTTAAAGAAAATTCAAGTGACAGATAATGGCGAAGGAATTACTCAAGATGATGTTGCGTTAAGTCTGCACCGCCATGCCACAAGTAAAATTAAAAATCAAGCTGACCTTTTCCGTATAAGGACATTAGGTTTTCGTGGTGAAGCGATACCGTCAATTGCCTCCATTAGTCATTTTACAGTCAAAACAGCAACGGCAGATGAAAATTATGGAACATTGCTAGTAGCCAAAGGTGGTGAAATTGAAAAACAAGAACCGATTTCTACACCCGTTGGAACCAAAATTATGGTTGAAAATCTCTTTTATAATACGCCAGCGCGTCTTAAATACATGAAAAGTCTCCAATCCGAATTAGCTCATATTGTTGATGTGGTGAATCGTTTGAGCTTGGCGCACCCAGAGGTGGCTTTTAGCTTGATTAATGATGGTCGTCAAATGACAACAACATCTGGCACTGGTGATTTGCGACAAGCAATTGCTGGTATTTATGGGCTTAATACGGCTAAAAAAATGATTGAGATTTCGAATGCTGACCTCGATTTTGAAGTGTCTGGTTACATTGGTCTGCCAGAATTGACACGAGCGAACCGAAACTATATTACGATTTTGATTAACGGTCGTTATATTAAAAACTTTTTGCTCAATCGTGCGATTTTGGACGGTTATGGTTCAAAATTGATGGTGGGACGTTTTCCGATTGCTGTTATCGACATTCAAATCGACCCTTATTTAGCTGATGTCAATGTTCACCCAACGAAGCAAGAAGTTCGTATCTCAAAGGAAAAAGAACTGATGAGCTTAATCAGCTCTGCTATTGCAGAGAGTCTGCGTGAGCAAGATTTGATACCTGATGCTCTAGAAAATCTGGCGAAATCAAGCACACGTGGGCTTCCGAAACCAGAGCAAACGAGCCTGCCGTTGAAACAAACAGATCTTTATTATGATAAAGAACGTCGTGATTTCTTTGTCAAGTCAGATACGGTTGAAGAGCAACCAGTACAGTTATTCAATGAGGTTGACAACTCTGTCAAGGAAGTTGACAAACAACAAACATCAGTGAAATATGCGCAGCGTTCCGAAGTAGATAGTCAAGATGATGAACATGATAATCTCGATTTTAAAAACAAGACAAAAATCAATAATATGATTGAAAGCCTTGATAATGAGGAGTCATCAACTTTCCCAGAATTAGATTATTTCGGACAAATGCACGGAACGTATCTTTTTGCACAGGGAAATGGTGGGCTTTATATCATTGACCAACACGCTGCTCAAGAACGTGTTAAATATGAATATTATCGTGAGAAAATCGGCGACGTTGACAGCTCTTTACAGCAGCTTCTCATGCCATACCTTTTTGAGTTTTCTGGAGCTGATTTTATTAAGTTGCAAGAAAAAATGGAGCTGTTAAATCAAGTTGATATTTATCTAGAACCATATGGAAACAACACTTTTATTCTCCGTGAACACCCAATTTGGATGAAAGAAGAGGAAATTGAGACGGCTGTTTATGAGATGTGTGATATGCTGTTGTTGACAAATGAAGTATCGGTGAAGAAATATCGTGCAGAATTGGCAATCATGATGTCATGCAAACGCTCAATCAAAGCGAATCACATTCTTGATGATTATTCCGCCCGACATCTTTTGGTTCAGTTATCACAATGTAAGAATCCTTATAACTGTCCACATGGACGTCCAGTTCTTGTCAACTTTACCAAAGCTGACATGGAAAAAATGTTCCGCCGTATTCAAGAAAATCACACAAGTTTAAGAGAGTTAGGAAAATACTAA
- the ruvA gene encoding Holliday junction DNA helicase RuvA codes for MYDYIKGKLTKITAKYIVVEAGGLGYIVNVANPYSFSDLVNQEVQIYLHQVIREDVQLLFGFHTEDEKAVFLNLISVSGIGPTTALAIIAVDDNEGLVNAIDTSDIKYLMKFPKIGKKTAQQMVLDLAGKFVDVSVENSKASQTKTVTNEQLEEAMEALLALGYKAAELKKIRKLFEGTNETAEQYIKSSLKMLMKA; via the coding sequence ATGTATGATTATATCAAAGGAAAATTAACTAAAATTACCGCCAAATACATTGTTGTCGAGGCTGGAGGGCTGGGCTATATCGTCAACGTTGCTAACCCATACAGTTTTTCAGACCTTGTCAACCAAGAGGTTCAGATTTATTTACACCAAGTCATTCGTGAAGATGTGCAATTGTTATTTGGTTTTCACACAGAAGATGAAAAAGCTGTTTTTCTTAACTTGATTTCAGTTTCTGGGATTGGTCCGACAACTGCGCTAGCGATTATTGCGGTTGATGATAATGAAGGGCTTGTCAATGCGATTGACACTAGTGATATCAAGTATTTGATGAAATTTCCAAAAATTGGAAAAAAGACAGCTCAACAAATGGTCTTGGATTTAGCAGGAAAATTTGTCGATGTTTCGGTGGAAAATAGTAAAGCTTCTCAGACAAAAACAGTTACAAACGAGCAGCTTGAGGAAGCTATGGAAGCTCTTTTGGCCCTTGGCTATAAAGCTGCAGAGCTCAAGAAAATTCGTAAGTTATTTGAAGGAACAAATGAAACAGCAGAACAATACATCAAATCAAGCCTTAAAATGTTGATGAAAGCTTAA
- the argS gene encoding Arginyl-tRNA synthetase: protein MDTKRTITERIQNIVPELDQEQIINLLEIPKNSDMGDLAFPAFSLAKILRKAPQMIAADVAEKMDATGFEKIEAVGPYINFFLDKKSISADVLGQVIAHGSDYASQNLGEGRNVAIDMSSPNIAKPFSIGHLRSTVIGDSLANIFEKLGYKAVKINHLGDWGKQFGMLIVAYKKWGDEEAVKAHPIDELLKLYIRINAEAETQPELDEEAREWFRKLEGGDEEAISLWQWFRDESLVEFNRLYDELGVSFDSFNGEAFYNDKMDEVVDILTEKGLLEESQGAQVVNLEKYDIEHPALIKKSDGATLYITRDLAAALYRKRTYDFAKAIYVVGNEQSAHFKQLKAVLNEMGFEWNEDITHVPFGLVTKEGKKLSTRKGNVILLEPTIAEAVKRAEDQINAKNPNLADKEAVAHAVGVGAIKFYDLKTDRLNGYDFDLDAMVSFEGETGPYVQYAHARIQSILRKADFTPSINQVYSLDDAESWEIVKLIQDFPRIIKRAADNFEPSIVAKFAINLAQSFNKYYAHTRILDESPERDSRLALSYATATVLKEALRLLGVEAPNEM from the coding sequence ATGGATACAAAACGTACAATTACTGAGCGCATTCAAAATATTGTTCCAGAATTAGACCAAGAACAAATTATTAATCTACTTGAAATTCCAAAAAATTCTGATATGGGTGACCTTGCTTTTCCTGCTTTCTCATTAGCAAAAATCCTTCGCAAAGCACCCCAAATGATTGCTGCTGATGTTGCCGAAAAAATGGATGCAACTGGCTTTGAAAAAATCGAAGCTGTTGGTCCATACATCAACTTCTTCCTTGACAAGAAAAGCATTTCTGCTGATGTTTTAGGTCAAGTTATTGCACACGGAAGCGACTATGCTAGTCAAAATTTAGGAGAAGGTCGCAACGTTGCTATCGATATGTCAAGTCCAAACATTGCTAAACCATTCTCAATTGGACACCTTCGTTCAACCGTTATCGGTGATAGCCTGGCTAATATTTTTGAAAAACTCGGCTATAAAGCTGTTAAAATCAATCACCTCGGTGACTGGGGTAAACAATTCGGTATGTTGATTGTTGCCTACAAAAAATGGGGTGACGAAGAGGCTGTTAAAGCTCACCCAATCGACGAGCTATTAAAACTTTACATTCGCATCAATGCCGAAGCTGAAACACAACCAGAACTTGACGAAGAAGCTCGCGAATGGTTCCGTAAATTGGAAGGTGGCGACGAAGAAGCTATTTCACTCTGGCAATGGTTCCGTGACGAAAGTCTTGTTGAATTCAACCGTCTTTACGATGAACTTGGTGTTTCTTTTGATAGCTTTAACGGGGAAGCATTCTACAACGATAAAATGGACGAAGTTGTCGATATCTTGACAGAAAAAGGACTTCTTGAAGAATCTCAAGGTGCTCAAGTCGTTAACCTTGAAAAATATGATATCGAACACCCAGCTCTTATCAAAAAATCTGACGGTGCAACACTTTACATCACACGTGACTTGGCTGCCGCTCTTTATCGCAAACGTACTTACGACTTTGCCAAGGCCATTTACGTCGTTGGTAACGAACAATCTGCTCACTTCAAACAATTAAAAGCTGTCCTTAACGAAATGGGATTTGAATGGAATGAAGATATTACTCACGTTCCATTTGGACTTGTTACTAAAGAAGGTAAAAAACTGTCAACTCGTAAAGGTAATGTTATCCTTCTTGAACCAACAATTGCCGAAGCTGTCAAACGCGCTGAAGACCAAATCAATGCTAAAAATCCTAACCTTGCTGACAAGGAAGCAGTCGCTCACGCTGTTGGCGTCGGTGCTATCAAATTCTACGATTTGAAAACAGACCGTTTGAATGGCTATGACTTTGACCTTGATGCTATGGTATCATTTGAAGGTGAAACTGGACCTTACGTACAATATGCACATGCACGTATCCAATCTATTCTTCGTAAAGCTGACTTTACACCATCTATCAACCAAGTTTACAGTCTTGATGATGCTGAAAGCTGGGAAATTGTAAAACTTATCCAAGACTTCCCACGTATCATCAAACGTGCCGCTGACAACTTTGAACCTTCTATTGTTGCAAAATTTGCTATCAATCTAGCCCAAAGCTTCAACAAATACTATGCACACACACGTATCCTTGATGAAAGCCCAGAACGTGATAGCCGCCTAGCACTTAGCTACGCTACTGCAACTGTTCTAAAAGAAGCGCTCCGTCTTCTTGGTGTTGAAGCACCAAACGAAATGTAA
- the mutS gene encoding DNA mismatch repair protein MutS, with product MTKDKISPGMQQYLDVKKDYPDAFLLFRMGDFYELFYDDAVKAAQILEISLTSRNKNADNPIPMAGVPYHSAQQYIDVLVELGYKVAIAEQMEDPKQAVGVVKREVVQVITPGTAVDSSKPDNANNFLVAIDSDGKTFGLAYMDVSTGEFFSTSFSDFSSLRSEILNLKAREIVVGYELSETEQHSLVKQLNLLLSFEQERYEDVHLIDPDLTALEISAAEKLLQYVHTTQKRELSHLQKLVHYEIKDYLQMSYTTKSSLDLLENARTSKKHGSLYWLLDETKTAMGMRLLRNWIDRPLVNQVQIEERQNIVQVFLDNFFERSDLTDSLKGVYDIERLASRVSFGKANPKDLLQLGHTLAQVPTIKAILESFESPHLDKLVNSIDTLPELESLIRSAIDPDAPAVITEGSIIRTGFDETLDKYRKVMREGTSWIAEIEAKERAASGISNLKIDYNKKDGYYFHVTNSNLSLVPDYFFRKATLKNSERFGTAELAKIEGEMLEAHEQSASLEYDIFMRVRGQVERYITRLQDLAKAISTVDVLQSLAVVAENNHYVRPTFNDNHEIKIEKGRHAVVEKVMGTQEYIPNTITFDADINIQLITGPNMSGKSTYMRQLALTVIMAQMGSYVAAESVNLPVFDAIFTRIGAADDLISGQSTFMVEMMEANQAIKRSSSQSLILFDELGRGTATYDGMALAQSIIEYIHNHIGAKTMFATHYHELTDLSTSLTHLVNVHVATLEKNGDVTFLHKIAEGPADKSYGIHVAKIAGLPEELLQRADSILTNLESGAAQLQLTPVVEAEPITVKSEVAEPVAEQLSLFADDSSNQEVIEVLKKVDLMNLTPMQAMNVIYELKNML from the coding sequence ATGACAAAAGATAAAATTTCTCCAGGCATGCAACAGTATTTGGATGTAAAAAAAGATTATCCAGATGCTTTTTTACTTTTCCGCATGGGAGACTTTTATGAATTATTTTATGATGATGCGGTTAAGGCTGCACAGATTTTAGAGATTAGCTTAACTAGTCGTAATAAAAATGCTGACAATCCAATTCCAATGGCAGGTGTCCCTTATCATTCTGCACAACAATACATTGATGTATTAGTAGAATTGGGTTACAAGGTGGCAATTGCAGAGCAAATGGAAGACCCTAAACAAGCCGTTGGTGTGGTTAAACGTGAAGTTGTTCAAGTGATTACACCAGGGACTGCGGTTGATTCTTCTAAACCAGATAATGCTAATAATTTCTTGGTGGCTATTGACTCTGACGGCAAAACGTTTGGGCTAGCCTATATGGATGTGTCAACAGGTGAATTTTTCTCAACAAGTTTTTCTGATTTTTCAAGTCTTAGGAGTGAAATTCTGAACCTTAAAGCGCGTGAAATTGTTGTTGGCTATGAGCTTTCTGAAACAGAGCAACATAGCTTAGTCAAACAATTAAATTTACTCTTATCGTTTGAACAAGAACGTTATGAAGATGTACATTTAATCGACCCAGATTTAACGGCCTTAGAAATTTCAGCAGCTGAGAAATTGCTACAATACGTTCATACAACGCAAAAACGTGAGCTAAGTCATTTGCAAAAATTGGTTCATTATGAAATCAAAGATTACTTGCAAATGTCTTACACGACAAAATCTAGTCTGGATTTATTAGAAAATGCTCGAACAAGTAAAAAACATGGTAGCCTTTATTGGTTACTAGATGAAACTAAAACGGCTATGGGAATGCGTCTATTGCGCAATTGGATTGACCGCCCTTTGGTGAACCAAGTACAGATTGAGGAACGCCAAAATATTGTTCAAGTTTTCCTAGATAATTTCTTTGAGCGTAGTGATTTAACGGATAGTCTCAAAGGTGTTTATGATATTGAACGTTTAGCGAGTCGTGTGTCGTTTGGAAAAGCTAATCCAAAAGATTTATTACAACTCGGTCATACCTTGGCACAAGTGCCAACAATTAAGGCAATTTTAGAATCGTTTGAAAGCCCTCACCTTGATAAGCTTGTCAATAGCATTGACACTTTGCCAGAGCTAGAATCACTGATTCGCTCAGCTATTGACCCAGATGCCCCTGCTGTTATCACAGAAGGCAGCATTATCCGTACAGGCTTTGATGAGACTTTGGATAAATACCGTAAGGTTATGCGCGAGGGGACTAGCTGGATTGCAGAAATTGAGGCTAAGGAACGTGCTGCAAGTGGGATTAGCAATCTAAAAATTGATTATAATAAAAAAGACGGATACTATTTCCATGTGACAAATTCCAATCTCTCTCTAGTGCCAGATTATTTCTTCCGCAAGGCAACGTTGAAAAATTCAGAGCGTTTCGGAACGGCAGAATTGGCTAAAATTGAAGGTGAGATGTTGGAGGCACATGAGCAATCAGCAAGCTTAGAATATGATATTTTTATGCGCGTTCGTGGACAAGTTGAGCGTTACATTACACGTTTGCAAGACTTGGCTAAGGCGATTTCAACCGTTGACGTTTTACAAAGTTTAGCCGTTGTTGCAGAGAATAATCATTATGTTCGTCCAACATTCAACGATAACCATGAAATTAAGATTGAAAAAGGTCGTCATGCGGTTGTTGAAAAAGTTATGGGAACGCAAGAATATATTCCTAATACGATTACGTTTGATGCCGATATCAACATTCAGCTGATTACTGGTCCAAATATGAGTGGTAAATCAACTTATATGCGTCAACTTGCCTTGACAGTTATTATGGCTCAAATGGGGTCTTATGTAGCTGCTGAAAGTGTCAATTTACCAGTATTTGATGCGATTTTCACGCGTATTGGTGCGGCTGATGATTTGATTTCAGGACAGTCAACGTTTATGGTGGAAATGATGGAAGCTAATCAAGCTATCAAACGTTCAAGTTCTCAATCCTTGATTCTTTTTGATGAGCTAGGTCGTGGTACAGCAACCTATGACGGTATGGCTTTGGCGCAATCAATCATTGAATATATCCATAACCATATCGGTGCTAAGACCATGTTTGCAACCCATTATCATGAGTTGACAGATTTGTCAACAAGCTTGACGCATCTTGTCAATGTGCACGTTGCTACCCTTGAGAAAAATGGTGATGTGACTTTTCTTCATAAAATTGCAGAAGGTCCAGCAGACAAATCTTACGGAATTCATGTAGCAAAAATTGCTGGTTTACCAGAAGAATTATTACAACGTGCGGACAGTATCTTGACGAATTTAGAATCAGGTGCTGCGCAGCTTCAATTGACCCCTGTGGTAGAAGCTGAGCCAATTACTGTAAAATCTGAAGTAGCAGAACCAGTGGCAGAGCAACTAAGTTTATTTGCTGATGACTCATCTAACCAAGAAGTGATTGAAGTACTCAAAAAAGTTGATTTGATGAATTTAACACCAATGCAAGCCATGAATGTTATTTATGAATTAAAAAATATGTTGTAA
- the argR2 gene encoding Arginine repressor ArgR, putative, producing the protein MNKIERQNRIKRLIQSGHIGTQEEIKRHLQEEGISVTQATLSRDLREIGLLKLRDSSGKLYYSLSEISETTFGANIRSYILKVARAGFMLVLHTNLGEADVLANLIDSSDIPEILGTVAGADTLLVICKDEETAQAFERDLSTSL; encoded by the coding sequence ATGAATAAAATAGAACGTCAAAATCGAATCAAACGTTTGATTCAATCAGGTCATATTGGAACACAAGAAGAAATCAAGCGTCATTTGCAAGAAGAAGGGATTAGTGTCACTCAAGCAACCTTGTCACGTGACCTTCGTGAGATTGGTCTTTTGAAATTACGTGATTCATCAGGTAAGCTTTATTATAGTTTATCAGAAATATCAGAGACAACTTTTGGTGCTAATATCCGCTCATATATTTTGAAAGTTGCTCGTGCTGGGTTCATGCTTGTTCTTCATACTAATCTTGGTGAAGCAGATGTTTTGGCAAACTTGATTGATAGTAGCGACATTCCAGAGATTCTTGGAACGGTGGCAGGTGCGGATACTTTGCTTGTTATCTGTAAAGATGAAGAGACAGCTCAAGCATTTGAAAGAGACTTATCAACGAGCTTATGA